The Fusobacterium necrophorum subsp. necrophorum genome has a window encoding:
- a CDS encoding IS91 family transposase, with product MLKDLFLTSNLPHILQNIQPFFSPAHFLHLIKSFNAFLLCADYQKAFVSFACPQCGLTHKFPITCKTRLCPTCGYKYSKVWAQKITNELLNVPHRHLLFTIPKECRPFFCLDRSLLHKLTLGIKQIFDYQFQNTHKKRKRKKKIGKYSKNYFTESDIVHYGLITVIHTFGRDLKWNPHVHALISLGGFNKRFVWKKLDYFHVDVIANQWKFIVLQLIQSGNYQDPIWKEKAKQVANKLYKENARLFFSVGRQEVNSAEGLLKYLGRYLARAPIADYKIVNVTEKEVTFFFHDLANHKKKTYITMSREKFIQQVLIHLPPKHFKMISRFGFYARRKSDTLKIHMAFLQKKKKKNPFSFYVNSMLENFQIHPFLCPNCHIPMRKKELYITVRWYGRKIHISYLSKT from the coding sequence ATGTTAAAAGACCTATTCCTTACCTCTAATTTACCACATATTTTACAAAATATCCAACCTTTTTTTTCTCCTGCGCATTTTCTCCACCTCATAAAATCTTTCAATGCTTTTTTACTTTGTGCTGATTATCAAAAAGCTTTCGTCTCTTTTGCTTGTCCTCAATGTGGGCTTACTCATAAATTCCCAATTACTTGTAAAACTAGACTTTGTCCTACCTGTGGATATAAATATTCTAAAGTCTGGGCACAAAAAATAACAAATGAACTTCTAAATGTTCCTCATAGACATCTACTCTTCACAATTCCTAAGGAATGTAGACCTTTTTTTTGCTTAGATCGTTCTTTACTACACAAACTTACTTTAGGAATCAAACAAATCTTTGATTATCAGTTTCAGAATACTCATAAAAAACGAAAAAGAAAAAAGAAAATTGGGAAATATTCCAAAAACTATTTTACAGAATCTGATATTGTACACTATGGACTCATAACTGTAATTCATACCTTTGGCAGAGACTTAAAATGGAATCCTCATGTGCATGCACTCATTTCTTTGGGAGGATTTAATAAACGTTTTGTATGGAAAAAATTAGACTATTTTCATGTAGATGTCATTGCGAATCAATGGAAATTTATCGTCTTACAACTCATTCAATCCGGAAATTATCAAGATCCCATCTGGAAAGAAAAAGCAAAACAAGTAGCCAATAAACTCTACAAAGAAAATGCACGACTTTTTTTCTCGGTGGGAAGACAAGAAGTCAATTCTGCGGAAGGACTCTTGAAATATCTAGGTAGATATCTTGCGCGTGCTCCGATCGCTGATTACAAAATCGTGAATGTTACAGAAAAAGAAGTAACTTTCTTTTTTCATGATTTGGCAAATCACAAAAAAAAAACATATATCACCATGTCTCGAGAAAAATTTATTCAACAAGTATTGATTCATCTTCCCCCAAAACATTTTAAAATGATTTCTCGTTTTGGTTTTTATGCGCGTAGAAAATCAGATACTTTAAAAATACATATGGCATTCTTACAAAAAAAGAAAAAGAAGAATCCTTTTTCCTTTTATGTCAACTCCATGCTAGAAAATTTTCAAATACATCCTTTCCTATGCCCAAATTGCCATATCCCCATGAGGAAAAAAGAACTTTACATCACGGTACGCTGGTATGGAAGAAAAATTCACATCTCATATCTTTCCAAAACCTAA